In Mucilaginibacter celer, one DNA window encodes the following:
- a CDS encoding M13 family metallopeptidase gives MNTKISSLLITGISLLFAACNQDDKTKIYEANDPVAHNRDTTVKPGDDFFKYANGAWLAKHPIPAAYSAWGIGNVVQEELRDRMKKINEDALKANAAKGSNTQKIGDFYFSGMDTVSIEKQGIAPLKEELNKIDQITDIKSLVDEFAHLQRIGVEQPIGAYVGQDAKNSSKMALSLYQSGIGLPNRDYYFNKDEHSVTIRTDYQQTHLPTVFKLAGLNAGQADAATKKTYALETFLADSSRKLEDLRDPYHNYNKMTLAGLSKLAPDIDWKATFEKMDYKNVDTVIVGQPEYYRALNKTLKAYSIDDWKNYLRKNLVEAFASYLSKPFDEENFRFYNKVIYGSTAQLPRWKRVLDTENGLMGEVLGQIFVKEYFPEKTKERYVKLVEEMRASFKEHIEKLDWMSPETKEKAYYKLSKVTPKVGYPDKWKDFSTLEINCGPYALNVLRGNIWWHNFNAAKLGKPVDRTEWGMTPQTYNAYYDPSNNEIVLPAGIFAIPGFKDENIDDAVIYGYAAASTIGHEMTHGFDDQGRQFDADGNLKAWWKPQDSVKFGARAQMLIDQFNGYNVYGSHVNGKATQGENIADLGGIVIGLDAFKKTQQYKEGKLINGLTPLQRYFLGYSLGWLTQDRKEALLSQILTNEHSPAFLRVNGPFTDVPEFYEAFHIKQGDKMWVAPEKRVKIW, from the coding sequence ATGAACACCAAAATCTCATCCTTATTAATAACGGGCATCAGCCTGCTTTTTGCGGCCTGTAACCAGGACGATAAAACTAAAATCTACGAAGCTAATGATCCGGTAGCCCACAACAGGGACACCACCGTAAAACCCGGCGACGATTTTTTTAAATACGCCAACGGTGCATGGCTTGCTAAACACCCTATCCCGGCGGCCTACTCGGCATGGGGCATTGGCAACGTAGTGCAGGAAGAGCTGCGCGACCGTATGAAAAAAATTAATGAAGATGCCCTTAAGGCCAATGCAGCAAAAGGGAGCAACACACAAAAAATAGGCGATTTTTATTTCAGCGGGATGGATACCGTAAGTATCGAAAAGCAAGGCATCGCCCCCTTGAAAGAGGAGTTGAATAAAATTGATCAGATTACCGATATAAAAAGCCTGGTTGATGAATTTGCCCATTTGCAACGCATTGGCGTTGAGCAGCCAATTGGTGCCTATGTAGGACAGGATGCCAAAAACAGCTCGAAGATGGCGCTGAGCCTGTATCAATCGGGCATTGGGCTGCCTAACCGCGATTACTATTTTAATAAAGATGAGCATAGCGTAACCATCCGTACAGATTATCAGCAAACGCATTTGCCTACCGTGTTTAAACTGGCCGGCCTCAATGCCGGGCAGGCAGATGCAGCCACAAAGAAAACCTACGCGCTCGAGACCTTCCTGGCCGACAGCAGCCGCAAACTGGAAGATCTGCGCGATCCTTACCACAACTATAATAAAATGACGCTTGCCGGCCTGAGTAAACTCGCACCGGATATTGACTGGAAAGCTACATTTGAAAAAATGGACTACAAAAATGTAGATACCGTTATTGTAGGCCAGCCCGAGTATTACCGCGCACTGAACAAAACCCTGAAAGCGTATAGTATTGACGATTGGAAAAATTACCTTCGCAAAAACCTGGTGGAGGCTTTTGCCTCGTACCTCAGCAAACCTTTTGACGAGGAAAACTTCCGCTTTTACAATAAGGTGATTTATGGCAGCACCGCCCAGCTTCCGCGCTGGAAACGTGTACTGGATACCGAAAACGGACTGATGGGCGAAGTGTTGGGCCAGATCTTCGTAAAAGAATATTTTCCCGAAAAAACCAAAGAACGCTATGTAAAACTGGTTGAAGAAATGCGCGCCAGCTTTAAAGAACATATTGAAAAGCTGGATTGGATGAGCCCCGAAACCAAAGAGAAGGCTTATTATAAATTATCGAAAGTTACCCCTAAAGTTGGCTATCCCGATAAATGGAAGGATTTTTCAACGCTGGAGATTAACTGTGGCCCTTATGCCCTTAATGTTTTGCGCGGTAACATCTGGTGGCATAATTTCAATGCCGCTAAACTGGGCAAACCGGTTGACAGGACGGAGTGGGGTATGACACCACAAACGTATAACGCCTATTACGATCCGTCAAATAATGAGATTGTATTGCCTGCCGGCATTTTTGCCATCCCCGGTTTTAAAGATGAGAACATTGACGATGCCGTTATTTATGGTTACGCAGCAGCATCAACCATAGGCCATGAAATGACACACGGCTTTGACGACCAGGGCCGCCAGTTTGATGCCGATGGGAACCTGAAAGCATGGTGGAAACCGCAGGATTCGGTTAAGTTTGGCGCGCGGGCACAAATGCTTATTGATCAGTTTAACGGCTACAATGTTTATGGTTCGCACGTGAACGGCAAGGCTACCCAGGGCGAAAACATTGCCGATTTAGGCGGCATAGTAATAGGCCTCGACGCGTTTAAAAAAACACAGCAGTATAAAGAAGGTAAGCTGATTAACGGCTTAACCCCATTGCAACGTTACTTTTTAGGTTATTCATTGGGCTGGTTAACGCAGGACAGGAAAGAGGCCCTGCTAAGCCAGATCCTTACCAACGAACATTCACCGGCCTTTTTGCGGGTTAACGGTCCGTTTACTGATGTGCCCGAGTTTTATGAGGCATTTCATATTAAACAGGGTGATAAGATGTGGGTAGCGCCGGAGAAGAGAGTGAAGATATGGTAG
- a CDS encoding SDR family NAD(P)-dependent oxidoreductase gives MSRILITGSADGLGQMAATLLVKDGHQVVLHARNQRRGDEAMAAVPGAEAVVTGDLSIIAETIKVAEQVNKLGDFDAVIHNAAVGYQEGRRIATVDGLPHVFAINSLSPYILTCLINKPARLVYLSSGLHRDGDPSLQDLEWNNRRWNGFSAYADSKLHNVILAFYAARLWPDVYSNALEPGWVATKMGGPGAPDSLDEAPKTQVWLAVSDEPGALVSSKYFYHKKLRTVHPAASDPAVQDRFIAECERLSGVKFSA, from the coding sequence ATGTCACGAATATTGATAACAGGATCGGCCGATGGCCTGGGACAAATGGCAGCAACGCTATTGGTTAAAGATGGGCACCAGGTAGTGTTACACGCCCGCAACCAGCGCAGAGGCGATGAAGCCATGGCGGCTGTACCGGGAGCGGAAGCCGTTGTAACCGGCGATCTTTCCATCATTGCTGAAACCATAAAAGTAGCTGAACAGGTAAACAAACTCGGTGATTTTGATGCCGTAATCCATAACGCTGCGGTTGGTTACCAGGAAGGGCGACGCATTGCAACCGTTGATGGTTTGCCGCATGTGTTTGCCATTAACAGCCTTTCGCCATACATACTCACCTGTTTAATTAACAAGCCCGCACGGCTGGTATACCTGAGCTCGGGCCTGCACCGGGACGGCGACCCAAGCTTGCAAGACCTGGAGTGGAACAATCGCCGCTGGAACGGCTTCTCGGCCTACGCCGATTCGAAGCTACATAACGTGATCCTTGCATTTTATGCCGCACGCTTATGGCCCGATGTATATTCAAACGCTTTGGAACCCGGCTGGGTAGCCACCAAAATGGGAGGCCCGGGTGCTCCTGATAGTCTGGATGAAGCTCCAAAAACGCAGGTATGGCTTGCCGTATCAGATGAGCCTGGCGCTTTGGTGAGCAGCAAATATTTTTACCACAAGAAGTTGCGCACCGTTCACCCGGCCGCTTCCGATCCTGCGGTTCAGGATCGGTTTATTGCCGAATGTGAACGTTTATCAGGTGTTAAATTTTCGGCCTAA
- a CDS encoding helix-turn-helix domain-containing protein: MLFTDFEYLDETDSAFKRKVAQQIRNLRKQNRVTQEKFFAETRINIARLETGIIDIRLETLRKICYYFDVSLTGFFQGIS, from the coding sequence ATGTTATTTACTGATTTTGAGTATCTTGACGAAACAGATAGCGCGTTTAAGCGCAAAGTAGCCCAGCAAATCAGGAATCTGCGCAAGCAAAACCGGGTAACGCAGGAAAAATTTTTTGCCGAAACGCGCATAAATATCGCGCGGTTGGAAACGGGTATTATTGATATCAGGCTGGAAACGCTGCGAAAAATTTGTTATTATTTTGATGTTTCCTTAACTGGTTTTTTTCAGGGCATCTCATAA
- a CDS encoding Crp/Fnr family transcriptional regulator — protein MQHQLITRLQQVKPIPVEDQQIIMDAFEQKHFKEGETLSPSGQVARNLFFICDGVLRVMERNEKGNEVTYFFLKDNQFCTILYSFNNNMIAEESIQAACNSDVLVISKNNLLALYEKLPYVKELIDQISQQTLMDKIKTRNAYLGHDSSERYQLFLERQPDIARRVQLTDIASYLGVTPQSLSRLRKNLR, from the coding sequence ATGCAACACCAACTCATAACTCGCCTGCAACAGGTAAAACCCATCCCGGTTGAGGATCAGCAAATCATCATGGATGCTTTTGAACAGAAGCATTTTAAAGAGGGCGAAACACTTTCGCCGTCGGGACAGGTGGCACGCAATTTATTTTTTATTTGCGATGGCGTGCTGCGGGTGATGGAGCGTAATGAAAAAGGCAACGAGGTTACTTACTTTTTTTTAAAAGATAACCAGTTTTGCACCATCCTGTACAGCTTTAATAACAATATGATTGCCGAAGAAAGCATCCAGGCCGCCTGCAACTCGGATGTGTTGGTGATCAGTAAAAATAACCTGCTCGCGCTTTACGAAAAGCTACCCTATGTAAAGGAGCTTATTGATCAGATCAGCCAGCAAACGCTGATGGATAAAATAAAGACCCGTAACGCTTACCTGGGTCATGATTCATCCGAACGTTACCAGTTATTTTTAGAGCGGCAGCCGGATATTGCGCGGCGGGTACAGTTAACTGATATTGCCTCGTATTTGGGGGTTACGCCGCAATCGTTGAGCAGGCTGCGAAAAAATTTGCGTTGA
- a CDS encoding DEAD/DEAH box helicase, with protein sequence MLRVDSSKPCQIIYAIAKHDYLSYVIEPHIVQLNPNGEFSLTHQRLFSNTAKEFCEFLDDTDIKLIKLLEEMEQGNVIKRYYKKPIRPFEFFSKIFNEQMFDMIRPKLEKRIAEALGLLCSKQVYQMSKEGYPAERKLQLATEAASVLFHFRRNEEEIRYFPTIKYQGMRIEFMFKNAEIICNHPAWMLLDDTLYYFDKEIEGKKLQPFLNKRYIAIPKSSEQSYFEKFVAPLIEKHNVYAEGFTINTEKYDARPVLKPIYIEGGTSQLQLSFKYAGYIFPYGDGRNISVRMEKTGDDYLFHRIKRSTTWEKGKMQQLEQLGLQITSSLFQNLEVAGHNDDDDRSFSVFEWLNQHHDQLIAQGFELEQPEGQKRYVFGSSKIELEVSENNDWFDINAMVSFGPYRIPFIQLKNHILNHKKEFVLPSGEIAVIPEKWFSQYGNLLHFTEGGNDLKLRRHHIGLVTDLAEGEMASVTMTRKLQKLTNFDELEDAAMPANFAGSLRPYQKAGYNWFHFLKQYHFGGCLADDMGLGKTVQTLSLIQKHKEDTENAGGKATSLVIMPTSLIYNWLNEARKFAPQLRLMVHTGTMRYRSAEVFANYDVVITTYGISRIDIEMFKDFFFDYVILDESQNIKNPSSKSYQAVKQLKSRFKLILSGTPVENSVNDLWTQMSFINPGLLGSQQFFQNEFVTPIEKKKDEDKARKLQALIKPFVLRRTKEQVATELPPKTENLFYCQMTEEQSSVYEQVKSEYRNELLKSLEDGTFAKTQIQVLQGLIKLRQIANHPVMIDGDYEGDSGKFEDVVHTLGNVLDGGHKVLIFSQFVKQLTIYREHFDRTGIPYVYLDGATQNRGDVVKQFQEDEKTRVFLISIKAGGVGLNLTEADYVFILDPWWNPAVEQQAIDRTHRIGQTKNVFIYKFITKDSVEEKILALQQRKLSLSRALITTEESFIKSLTAEDIKEILG encoded by the coding sequence ATGTTACGCGTAGACAGTTCCAAGCCATGCCAAATTATTTATGCTATTGCCAAGCATGACTACCTGTCGTATGTAATTGAGCCTCATATTGTTCAGCTTAATCCTAACGGCGAGTTTTCCTTAACCCATCAACGTCTTTTCTCCAACACAGCCAAAGAGTTTTGCGAGTTTCTGGATGATACCGATATCAAACTCATTAAGCTTTTGGAAGAGATGGAGCAGGGTAATGTGATTAAACGATACTATAAAAAGCCCATCCGCCCGTTCGAATTTTTCTCGAAGATTTTTAACGAGCAGATGTTTGATATGATCCGCCCCAAGCTTGAAAAGCGTATTGCCGAAGCTTTGGGCTTGCTTTGCAGCAAACAGGTGTACCAGATGAGCAAGGAGGGTTACCCTGCCGAGCGTAAACTGCAACTGGCAACAGAAGCAGCTTCGGTGTTATTCCACTTCAGGCGTAACGAGGAGGAGATCAGGTATTTTCCTACCATTAAATACCAGGGTATGCGCATCGAGTTTATGTTTAAAAACGCCGAGATCATTTGCAATCACCCGGCATGGATGCTGCTTGATGATACCTTGTATTATTTTGATAAGGAGATTGAGGGTAAAAAGCTGCAGCCGTTTTTAAATAAGCGCTATATCGCCATCCCCAAATCGTCGGAACAATCGTACTTTGAAAAATTTGTTGCCCCGCTGATAGAGAAGCATAATGTTTATGCCGAGGGGTTTACCATCAATACCGAAAAATACGATGCCCGCCCGGTTTTGAAGCCTATATATATTGAAGGAGGCACATCGCAATTGCAGCTTTCGTTTAAATATGCAGGTTACATTTTTCCGTATGGCGATGGCCGGAATATTTCGGTAAGGATGGAGAAAACGGGTGATGATTACCTGTTTCACCGCATTAAACGCTCAACCACCTGGGAGAAAGGTAAAATGCAGCAGTTGGAGCAACTGGGACTGCAAATAACCTCGTCGTTATTTCAAAACCTGGAAGTTGCCGGGCATAACGATGATGACGACCGATCATTCTCGGTTTTTGAATGGCTTAACCAGCACCACGACCAGTTGATTGCCCAGGGCTTTGAACTGGAGCAACCCGAAGGCCAAAAGCGTTACGTATTTGGAAGCAGTAAAATTGAACTGGAAGTAAGCGAGAATAACGATTGGTTTGATATCAACGCCATGGTAAGCTTCGGCCCGTATCGTATCCCTTTTATCCAGCTAAAAAATCATATCCTCAACCATAAAAAAGAATTTGTACTGCCATCGGGCGAGATTGCGGTAATTCCGGAAAAATGGTTTTCGCAATACGGCAACCTGCTGCACTTTACCGAGGGGGGCAATGATCTGAAACTTCGCCGCCATCACATAGGCCTGGTTACAGATTTGGCCGAGGGTGAAATGGCCAGCGTTACCATGACCCGCAAACTGCAAAAACTCACCAATTTTGATGAGCTTGAAGACGCGGCTATGCCTGCTAACTTTGCCGGCAGCTTACGGCCGTACCAAAAGGCCGGTTATAACTGGTTCCATTTTTTAAAGCAATACCATTTTGGGGGCTGCTTGGCCGATGATATGGGCTTGGGTAAAACGGTACAAACCCTGTCGCTCATTCAAAAACATAAAGAAGATACCGAAAACGCGGGCGGCAAGGCTACCTCGTTGGTAATAATGCCAACCTCGCTTATATACAACTGGCTTAACGAGGCCCGTAAGTTTGCCCCGCAGTTACGGCTAATGGTGCATACCGGTACCATGCGTTACCGCAGTGCCGAGGTTTTTGCCAATTATGATGTAGTGATTACCACATATGGCATAAGTAGGATCGATATTGAAATGTTTAAAGATTTCTTTTTTGATTATGTGATTTTGGATGAGAGCCAGAATATTAAAAACCCATCGTCCAAATCATACCAGGCTGTAAAACAGCTTAAATCTCGCTTTAAACTGATATTGAGCGGTACCCCGGTAGAAAACTCGGTGAATGATTTGTGGACGCAAATGAGTTTTATTAACCCGGGTTTGCTGGGTTCGCAGCAGTTTTTTCAGAACGAGTTTGTAACGCCTATAGAGAAGAAGAAAGACGAAGATAAGGCCCGTAAATTGCAGGCCCTCATCAAGCCTTTTGTATTGCGTCGTACCAAAGAGCAGGTGGCTACCGAACTGCCGCCAAAAACCGAAAACCTGTTTTATTGCCAGATGACGGAAGAACAATCATCGGTATACGAACAGGTAAAATCAGAATATCGTAACGAATTACTGAAAAGCCTGGAGGATGGCACCTTTGCCAAAACACAGATCCAGGTTTTACAAGGCCTCATTAAACTACGCCAGATAGCCAACCACCCCGTAATGATTGACGGTGACTATGAGGGCGACAGCGGCAAGTTTGAAGACGTGGTGCATACCCTGGGCAACGTGTTGGATGGCGGCCACAAAGTGCTGATATTTTCGCAGTTTGTAAAACAGCTTACCATTTACCGCGAGCATTTTGACAGAACGGGTATCCCTTATGTATATCTTGACGGGGCTACCCAAAACCGCGGCGATGTGGTTAAACAATTCCAGGAAGATGAAAAAACCCGCGTATTCCTGATCTCGATAAAAGCAGGCGGCGTAGGCCTCAACCTTACCGAAGCCGATTACGTGTTTATCCTCGACCCATGGTGGAACCCGGCGGTTGAGCAGCAGGCTATTGACCGTACGCACCGCATAGGTCAAACCAAAAACGTATTCATCTATAAATTCATCACCAAAGATTCGGTTGAAGAAAAGATCCTGGCGCTGCAGCAGCGTAAGCTTAGCCTGTCGAGAGCGTTGATCACTACCGAAGAAAGTTTTATCAAATCGCTCACTGCCGAGGATATTAAGGAGATTTTGGGTTAA
- a CDS encoding NAD(P)-dependent oxidoreductase: MNTVKIGWIGLGKMGIPMSQHLVKAGYPLNVYNRSKDKEDAFKAQGIGSAASPAELIQHTDVVFVMVSDDKAIDDIFTGENGLLKPEVSGRVIINMSTVSPAISKEMAAKCIAQGNHYLDAPVSGSVKQAEDAALVIMVGGDATAFEQVKPILEKLGKLAMLVGDTGAGNTAKLAINTLLGIVAQGLAETVTLARQNGIDAEALTTLLNNSALGSPLIKIKGEAIVNNNFNAAFALKYIAKDLRLAKDMGADTPLAQTAYKTYQDAEAALGEEDIIAVIKHLG; encoded by the coding sequence ATGAATACAGTAAAAATTGGTTGGATTGGCCTTGGCAAAATGGGCATCCCTATGTCGCAGCATTTAGTAAAGGCGGGGTACCCTTTAAACGTGTACAATCGCAGTAAGGATAAGGAAGATGCTTTTAAAGCACAGGGTATAGGCAGCGCCGCTTCTCCGGCAGAATTGATACAGCATACCGATGTGGTGTTTGTTATGGTATCGGATGATAAGGCCATCGACGATATTTTTACCGGTGAAAATGGCTTGCTCAAGCCAGAAGTTAGCGGCAGGGTAATTATTAATATGAGCACCGTTTCGCCGGCGATAAGTAAAGAAATGGCCGCTAAATGTATTGCACAGGGTAATCATTACCTCGATGCCCCGGTATCGGGCAGTGTGAAACAAGCCGAAGATGCTGCACTGGTTATTATGGTTGGCGGCGATGCGACAGCTTTTGAACAGGTGAAGCCGATATTGGAAAAACTGGGCAAACTGGCTATGTTGGTTGGTGATACCGGCGCGGGCAACACCGCCAAACTGGCTATTAATACCCTGCTGGGCATAGTTGCACAAGGCCTTGCCGAAACGGTTACCCTGGCCCGCCAAAACGGCATCGATGCTGAAGCATTAACAACTTTGCTTAATAATAGCGCGTTGGGTAGCCCGCTTATTAAAATAAAAGGCGAAGCAATAGTGAACAATAACTTTAACGCGGCCTTTGCTTTGAAATATATCGCCAAAGATTTGCGCCTGGCTAAAGATATGGGCGCCGACACGCCGCTTGCGCAAACTGCGTATAAAACTTATCAGGATGCTGAGGCCGCTTTGGGCGAGGAGGATATTATCGCGGTGATAAAACATTTGGGTTAA
- a CDS encoding M13 family metallopeptidase — protein sequence MTKFYKSTLFGGAALALFALSAYQTKINDKPADPVYDNLDQSVSPRDDFFKYANGGWLKRNPIPAAYSSWGIGNVVSEQLRDRLKKINEDALKANAPKGSSTQKIGDFYYSGLDSVNIEKQGTSPIKAQLDLIDQATDIAGILNAAAILTTTGTRNFIGSGVRQDAKNSAKTLVQLNQTGLGLPNRDYYFKTDARTTKIRADYTTTHLPTMLKLSGWDEQRATQGAASVFKIEKFLADSSRKLENLRDPYHNYNKMTIAQLGKLTPNINWPALFGKMEYKQAIDTVIVGQPEYYRAVNTALSSFSIDDWKAYLRWKLISSYAPYLNSAVDAESFRFSGKVISGRKEQLPRWKRVLDTENGLMGELLGQLFVKEYFPAEAKQRYTDMVEAIRQAYREHIAKLDWMSPETKQKALIKLNAIHPKVGYPDKWKDFSNMQIGRESYAANVMQARRWAYLFNINKLGKPIDHTEWGMTPQTYNASYSPSNNEITLPAAQFSIPGVKDSEVDDAVAYGYVAASTIGHEITHGFDDEGRLFDAKGNLRAWWTATDSVKFTQRAKVLADQFSGYVVLDSLHVNGKATLGENIADLGGIALGIDAFKKTKQYKEGKLINGLTPMQRFFLGYALGWLGQERDEALANQILTDVHAPGFLRVNGPFSDVPEFYKAFGVKKGDKMWIDPDKRVKIW from the coding sequence ATGACCAAATTTTACAAAAGCACCCTTTTTGGCGGGGCGGCTTTGGCTTTGTTTGCCCTGAGCGCCTACCAAACAAAAATTAACGATAAACCCGCCGACCCGGTTTATGATAACCTCGACCAGTCGGTTAGCCCCCGCGATGATTTTTTTAAGTATGCTAACGGCGGCTGGCTTAAGCGCAACCCTATCCCGGCGGCTTATTCAAGCTGGGGGATTGGCAATGTGGTATCAGAACAACTGCGCGACAGGCTTAAAAAAATTAACGAAGATGCCCTGAAAGCCAACGCCCCCAAAGGCTCATCCACCCAAAAAATTGGCGATTTTTATTACAGCGGCCTCGATTCGGTAAATATCGAAAAGCAAGGCACGAGCCCTATAAAAGCGCAGCTCGATCTGATTGACCAGGCCACTGATATTGCCGGTATTTTAAATGCCGCCGCTATATTAACTACCACCGGTACGCGCAACTTTATTGGCAGCGGCGTGCGCCAGGACGCTAAAAACAGCGCCAAAACACTGGTGCAGCTAAATCAAACGGGTCTGGGTTTACCAAACCGCGATTATTATTTTAAAACCGATGCCCGTACAACTAAAATACGCGCGGATTATACTACCACACACCTGCCCACCATGCTCAAACTATCGGGCTGGGACGAGCAAAGGGCAACGCAGGGCGCGGCCAGCGTATTTAAAATAGAAAAGTTTTTGGCCGATAGCAGCCGCAAACTCGAAAACCTGCGCGATCCTTACCACAACTATAACAAGATGACCATTGCCCAGTTGGGCAAGCTTACACCTAATATTAACTGGCCGGCGCTGTTTGGTAAAATGGAATACAAGCAGGCTATTGATACCGTAATTGTTGGGCAGCCCGAATATTACCGGGCCGTAAACACCGCGCTTTCATCGTTCAGTATTGATGATTGGAAGGCTTACCTGCGCTGGAAACTGATCTCATCTTATGCTCCATATTTAAACTCGGCTGTTGATGCCGAAAGTTTCAGGTTTAGCGGCAAGGTAATTTCGGGCCGCAAAGAGCAACTGCCACGCTGGAAACGCGTTTTGGATACCGAGAATGGCTTAATGGGCGAGCTGCTGGGCCAGCTGTTTGTAAAAGAATACTTCCCGGCCGAAGCCAAACAACGCTATACCGATATGGTGGAGGCCATTCGCCAGGCCTATCGCGAGCACATTGCCAAACTGGATTGGATGAGCCCCGAAACCAAGCAAAAAGCCCTAATCAAACTGAACGCCATCCACCCCAAAGTTGGCTATCCTGATAAATGGAAGGATTTTTCGAACATGCAGATCGGCCGTGAATCGTACGCTGCCAATGTGATGCAGGCCAGGCGTTGGGCTTACCTGTTTAACATCAATAAACTTGGCAAGCCAATTGATCATACCGAATGGGGTATGACACCGCAAACCTATAACGCCAGCTATAGCCCATCAAATAATGAGATCACCCTGCCTGCCGCGCAATTCAGCATCCCTGGTGTTAAGGATAGCGAGGTTGATGATGCTGTGGCTTACGGTTACGTTGCCGCGTCAACCATCGGGCATGAAATTACCCATGGCTTTGATGATGAAGGCCGCCTGTTTGATGCCAAAGGCAACCTCCGCGCCTGGTGGACAGCAACCGACTCGGTAAAATTTACCCAACGCGCCAAAGTACTGGCCGACCAGTTTAGCGGCTACGTAGTGCTGGACAGCCTGCACGTAAACGGCAAAGCCACCTTAGGCGAAAACATAGCCGACCTTGGCGGAATTGCATTGGGCATCGACGCGTTCAAAAAAACGAAGCAATATAAAGAAGGCAAACTGATAAACGGCTTAACCCCAATGCAGCGTTTCTTTTTAGGTTACGCCCTGGGCTGGTTAGGACAAGAACGTGACGAAGCCCTTGCAAACCAGATTTTAACGGATGTTCACGCTCCCGGCTTTTTAAGGGTAAACGGTCCGTTTAGTGATGTGCCGGAGTTTTATAAAGCTTTTGGTGTGAAAAAGGGCGATAAGATGTGGATTGATCCGGATAAGCGGGTGAAGATTTGGTAG